A region from the Musa acuminata AAA Group cultivar baxijiao chromosome BXJ1-10, Cavendish_Baxijiao_AAA, whole genome shotgun sequence genome encodes:
- the LOC103969162 gene encoding cyclin-D4-1-like produces the protein MAPNDDCASSTLLCVEDSSCILGFDNEDDADDQEEHDLNRFYVRKRCELYGDLRMGFPSQADECLVSLVRRETEHMPRDDYAERLRSGALDLSIRRDAIGWILKVHAHYRFGPLSAYLSVNYLDRFFSNYELPKGKAWMTQLLSVACLSLAAKMEETEVPLSMDLQERETKYDFEAKTIQRMELLVLSTLKWRMQAVTPFSYVEFFLHRFSGGNAPTKVEIFRSVELILSTITGTEFLAFRPSEIAAAITLKVLGETQDVGIEKAVSCCIQVEKEKVLRCYEVIKDMESMRDRPPRNARISLSSVPQSPIGVLDAACLSYKSDDFRHATCNHSSSASKRRKI, from the exons ATGGCTCCAAATGATGACTGCGCGTCCTCTACCCTCCTCTGCGTGGAGGACAGCAGTTGCATTCTTGGCTTTGATAATGAGGACGATGCTGATGATCAGGAAGAGCATGATCTCAATCGGTTTTATGTACGAAAAAGATGCGAACTTTATGGGGATCTCCGCATGGGTTTTCCGTCACAAGCGGATGAGTGCTTGGTCTCTTTGGTCAGGCGAGAGACCGAGCACATGCCGAGGGACGACTATGCCGAGAGGTTGCGGTCTGGAGCATTGGACTTGTCCATTAGGAGAGACGCCATTGGTTGGATTTTGAAG GTTCATGCCCACTATAGGTTTGGACCATTGAGTGCATATCTATCTGTAAATTACTTGGATCGATTCTTCTCCAACTATGAGCTTCCT AAAGGCAAGGCTTGGATGACACAACTACTATCTGTGGCCTGCTTATCATTGGCTGCTAAAATGGAGGAAACTGAAGTCCCTTTGTCAATGGATTTGCAG GAGAGGGAGACAAAGTATGACTTCGAGGCAAAGACTATCCAGAGAATGGAGCTTCTGGTTCTGAGCACCCTTAAATGGAGGATGCAAGCTGTGACTCCTTTCTCTTACGTTGAGTTCTTCCTTCACAGATTCAGTGGTGGCAACGCGCCGACTAAAGTTGAGATCTTTCGATCAGTAGAACTCATTTTGAGCACAATTACAG GCACAGAGTTCTTAGCATTCAGACCATCCGAAATCGCTGCAGCCATTACACTGAAGGTTCTGGGAGAAACACAAGACGTGGGTATCGAGAAAGCAGTGTCATGTTGTATCCAAGTAGAAAAG GAGAAGGTGTTGAGATGTTACGAGGTGATCAAGGACATGGAATCGATGAGAGATAGGCCACCCAGAAATGCTCGCATTTCACTTTCCTCGGTGCCACAAAGCCCAATTGGTGTGCTGGATGCTGCATGCTTGAGCTATAAGAGTGATGATTTTAGACATGCAACATGTAATCATAGTTCTTCTGCTAGTAAGAGGAGGAAAATATAA